TCCCTTCACTCCTTTTCCTACCCAAGGGGGAAGACTGGAGCCTAAGCTCCCTGCTACTGGgctttacatggtggcagacattTCCGTGGGATAGGGAAGATAGCAAGAAGAAAAGTAAACTCCACAGAAGTGTCATTCCACTGGGTTTTGATATTGGCTTTGCTGCCAGTCTCCCATTTGTGACCTATGCCATCCATCTATAATGAAGGAGGATACCAACATTTCTTCCTAATATTCTAGAATCCCCAACTCCTGAAAACCCCTCTCTCAATTAATACTTTGCTGTTGAAATGTTGTGAAATGTTAAgtgtctggaattttttttttctaagaaaaactaTTAAAGTACTTCCTAGTAGGGTTCTTGGccttttggttggttttttgggtttgtttttttgcatgtggcaaccttttttgcttctttttgctttgtaTACTCTTGCGTTGAAAATAGTATTTGagtcttttaattataaatactCAGATCACAATTTGAAGCTGTCTTTGAATTAAAGTACAAACTCCTAGAACCTTTCCATATACCAGAGTAAACTAGAATACCgttttaagtatttattgaataaaatgatTCTATCAATACTGCTACTGTATTGAAGCCAGTGCAATAAAAAACTGGGTGGACAGAGGTCATTCACTTTGACTTTGCCTGCCCTCTCCAAATCCCCAGTGTAAACAGGAAAATGAGAAGTCACAGGTAGAGGACATGCTGCCCAGGCCCATGTAACTAGGCATGTAACAAAGGAAGCCCCTCTGGTTAACTAGGCCTGAAGAAGGTAAGCCTCAAGTATGCAGGTTAAAAAAAAGTAGAGGCCTCTGCTCATTTGTGAAAGGAAGCAAGAGCCATAATTAACGTAAGTCCTTTGGGAACCTCATTCTGGCTGTGTGTAGCTTTCCTGGGGCCCCTACATAAATGAGTAAGACAAAGTGCTTCAAACAACCCATACAGCTGCCTTTTTAAATGTCTGAAGGTCTAAGGGGACTGTCTCCTAGGATCTTTGCATGTCTGTTGAAACAAGGCAGCTGGGAACAGTACTTGCGCTACTGAGTCCATAGGCTCATCTGTTATTTGCTTGGGGAGCCAGGGGGGTAAATTCCCGAATCCAGCATTGCTCTCCTGCGGGCTGTTTCCTTGGCAACACTGTGGTTTAGCCGCCTCAGTCGTTCCTGCAAGACAAGGGAGGTTTGGAATCTTAACCACTGTGAAAGGCTTTAGAGTATAAGTGAACAAGGTGCTGAAAAATATCGGGCTTGGTCTACCTCAAAGTCAGTCTTCTAAAGCATATATAAGAATgtaggtggggcatggtggctcacctgtaatcccaacactttgggaggctgaggcgggtggattacctgaggtcaggagttcaagaccagcctgaccaatatggtaaaacctgtctctactaaaaatataaaaaaattagctgggcatggtggcgggtgcttgtaatctaaggcaggagaatcgcatgaaactgggaggtggaggttgcagtgagttgagatcgcgccactggccactgcactccagtctgggtgacagggagaactccgtctcaaaaaaaaaatagtccaggcatggtgctcatgtctatcccagcactttaggaggaagtggcaggaagatcacttgagcccaggagttcgaaaccagcctgggcaccatagtaagatcctttttttttgatacggagttttgctcttgttgcccaggttgaagtacaatggtgcgatttcagctcaccacaacctccgtcccccatgttcaagtgattctcctgcctcagcttccctggtagctgggattacaggcatgtgctaccacacccagctaattttgtattttcagtagagacgggtttctccatgttggtcaggctggtctcaaactcccgacctcaggtgatctgcccgccttggcctcccaaagtgctgggattacaggcatgagccacctcacctggccaatcctgtctttttattaaaaaaaaaaagaaaaaaggccaggcaggccgggttcagtggctcgcacctgtaatcccagagttttgggaggcccaggcaggtggatcacttgtgtgcaggagtttcagactggcctgggtaacatggtgaaaccctgtttctagaaaaaaatacaaaaattagctggacatgggggtgcatgcctgtagtcccaactactcaggaggctgaggtgggtggatggcttgaacctgggaggtagaggctgcagtgagccgtgatcatatcactgcactccatcctgggtgacagaccttgtctcataaaaataaatagccaggtgtggcggctcactcctgtagtcccagcacttcgggtgGCCGAGGTGGAAagctcacttgagcctaggagttccagaccagcctgggcaacatggcaaaaccctacctacttctagaaaaaaatacaaaaattagctgggcgttgtggtgcacgcttgtagtcctagctacttaggaggctgaggcagaattgcttgagcccaggaggcagaggttgcagtgagctgagattgagccactgcactccagcctgggtgacagagggagatcatcacacacacacatacacacacaaaagaatgtaAATGGCAGCAACTGAATACTGCGAAAAAGACGAATTCTCCTAGGTATTTTCCAAGTACTGAGAGAAGTGAATTTCCTTTTCGCTGTTTTAAAATTACAGCGGCTTTCACTGTGTTGAGGACTTACAAAAAAGGGCAAAGAATCACAGGTATGATATTCTTTTACCTGAGCATTCTGTAGAATGTTGTTGACCAAGACAACGCGTCGCCGGGCATTAAGTAGCTTCTTAACATACGGGTCAAGATCCAGGGCCACCTTCTGATCCTCATTGATGCGGCACAGTTCTGGGGATGCAAGGTGCAGCTAAGATCTAATGGCTCATCTCTTGTTCTGAGGGAAAGCAGGCTGGTAACGGGAGGGAAAACACTTGCACCCAAACGGGCCACAGCCATTAGAGATTTAAGACATCCCTGAAAGGAGGAGTCCTTTGGCAGCCCTGATGCCCTGGAAGCAAGCGATAGAAACCCAGCCCAGGAGTTGGCAAAAACCTAAGGTCCTGAAAGTGGGCTGAAGGGTTCCGGGTACACAGGGATGCTCACTCACCTGTGGCTAGGTTGTCAATTTGTTCCCGGAGCTCTACCTGGCTCTCTCTGCAAAGAGGTACAAGGCCTACACGGTCAGGCAGTTACCGGAGCTCAGGAAACGAACTCCCCCTACGTATTTACCAAGTACTCAAAGAAGCCAGCCTCCGCTGAACCCTCCACCTGCGGCCTTCCGCCTGTCCTCCCCGCCTCGAATCAGTTTCCTAAATTTATGCTCACTCCCAGCTAGAACACTTTCTTGGCCCCGCCCCTACAAAGCCAGAGAGACAGGTCCCGCCCCCAACTTCCCTCCCGGGCACCTGACGGCGTGCACGTGAGAATCGAGCTGCTGCACAGCGGGTCGCAGGAACTCCAGCAGCCCTTCGGCGAAGAGGTCGCGGCCTGTGGGCCCCGCCACCGGTGTCCCTGCACCCGACACAGCGGCGGAACCAGGCCCCGCCATCACGAACTGTCCTGACGCCCGGAACCTGCCGCGAGGGCCGCCGGGAACCGGAGCCGCGCCGCACTGCCCCGCGAGGGGGCGTCCGGAAAATGCTGTCTCCACCAAGGCACTGGGGTTTCTGGGAAATGGAGTCTGGAGCGAGCCGGGCGGGGAGGAGGGCCAGGCCCCAGGAGTAGAGGCCTTGTGGCTGGTCTTGAAAATCCTCAAAGGTCAGGTTGTAGAAAGGAACCAGTTTTTGGAGTggatactttttgttttctccaaagGTGAAAATAAACACGAATAACTTCAGTCGTCCATAGCCTTCCCATGTTAACTTTATGAgatagtcgggcgtggtggcaggtgcctgtaatcccagctacttgggaggctgagacaggagaaccgcttgaaccccggaggcagaggttgcagtgagccgagatcgcgccactgcactccagtctgggcgacagagagactccacctcaaaaaaaaaaaaaaaaaaaaaaaaaccaaacgaaaacaaaccaaaaccaaaaaaactttaTGAGAAAACCACATTATATTCATAataatgttttctgtttctaaagaGTTTTTTGTGGTtggttgtttttaagacagggtctctctctgtcgcctaggctgaagtgcagtgtcacgatcttggctcactgtggccttcaTCTCCAGGGGTCAAGAggtcctcctacttcagccttccaagtagcagggaccagaagtgttagccaccatgcctgattaattttttattttctgtagagaagagatctcactatgtttggTGCCCAgactagtctggaactcctgggctcaggtggtcctcccacctcagcctccaaaagtgttgggattacagacgtaagccaccacgcctggtctatTTCTAAAGAGTATATTTTTAATGgcattaaatatgtacaaaacTGCATGTATccaaatttcattcctttttaaggttgaataatataaacatgcaggctgggcgtggtggctcactcctgtaatcccagcactttgggaggctgaggcaggaggatcacctgagcccaggagttcaagatcagtctgggcaacaaacctagtgagaccctgtctctacaggaaataaaaaattagccaggcatggtggctcacagccatggtccccgctacttgggaggccgaagtaggaggaccttgagcccaggaagtcgaggctacagtgagccaagatcgtggcactgcatgtacttcagcctgggtgacagggtgagaccctgtctcaaaaaataaaaataaattttaaagtttccttagttcacttttttcctttcatttttagagacaagtactcactctgttgctgaagctggagtgcagtgatgctatcatagcttactgtaacctcaaacttctgggctcaagccatcctcctgcctcagcctcctaagtaactgggactacagtcacctgcccccacgcttggctaatttttaaaattttttggtagagacagggtctccctatgttgcccaggctgttctcgaactcctggcctcaagacaACCTtccatggttttctttttccctgaggCTTATGAAGACAATGATTCCTTTTGGATTCGGTGTGGTTTTTCATGGCTTTCCAGATAATTTGCATCTGTCTGCTAGGCTCTAATGTGTTCCAGTGGCTCCCAATTCCCTAGGCCATGGGGAAGGATGTATGTGCAGAAATGCTTCTGGAGGACAGGCAAAGGCATCCATAGTGATAAATAGGCACCAGAATGTTCAACCTCAAGCTTCATCTTCGGTAATAAAGGAAGATAAGGCATTTGAATCACTGTGAGATTTGGTGGTCAGCAGCTCTAAACCTGAGACCCCAACTATgataactgttttttaaaattttctgtagagacgaggcctctctgtgttgcccaggctggttttgaactcctggatcaagcggtcctcccacctcggcctcccaaagtgctgggattacaggcgtgagccatcaagCCCAGCCCCAACTGtgataacttttaaaatcttatacACTTAcactgggtggggtggctcacgcctgtaatcccagcactttgggaggctgaggcgggaggaatgcttgaggccaggagttcacgaccagcctgtgcaacacagggGGACTCCCACTCTACAaaaaacttgattaaaaaaataataactgggcatggtggcacacacctgtagttccagctactcgagaggctgaggtgggaggatcgcttgagcctgggaggtagaggttgcagtgagctgtgatcatgccactgcactccagcctgggtgaaagagcaagattctgtctaaaacacacacacagacacacacacacacacaccccccaaaaaCAACCTTATACACTTTTTGTCGTTGATTACGCTTGTGTCCCTGTAGCTTCCTCTCTGGTGATTAGAGTAACGCTCTTGTGAGAGGCTAGGAGCTTATTTTGGGAGTAAGTGGCAAGGCAACTGCAACCTGCTTCATAGTTGGGCCTTGGGAAAAGGAAGCCCAGGGGAGAGAGTGGTGACAGTGTTGAAGAGGAATGGAAAAGTGTTGAAATCTCTAAGGCTTGtactggagagagaaaacaggTGTTGACCTGGGctgggaaagggccttggaggtTGATGGTCCACTGTTTGCACAAGAAGCCCTTGGGTTAGGCCACTGTCCTTTCAGGTGCCTCTTCAACTCTTTAGATTAAATGCTCCCTAATACCAGATTTAGcaaacagaataaacaaaacaCTTGGGACACCaggtaaatttgaatttcagataaacaacccccccaaaatttttttttaagagtcttgctttgttgcctgggctgaagtgcaagggtatgatctccgctcacctcccgggttcaagtgattctccagcctcaacctcccgagtagctggaattacatgcgcccaccaccatgcccagctttttttttttttttttttctccagatggagtttcactcttgttgcccaggctggagtgctgtggcgcaatctcggctcactgcaacctctgcctcccgagttcaagcaattctcctgcctcagcctcctgagtagctgggcttacaggcgcctgccaccacgcctggctaagttttgtatttttagtagagacggggtttcaccatgttggccaggctggtctcaaactcctgaccttaggtgatccacccgcctcggcctcccaaagtgctgggattacaggcgtgagccaccgtgcccagcaacaacaaataatttttttagtatgGTTATCTAGTAATCTGACTTCAAAGGCTGGTTCTCTGAGGAAAagcatgtgttttgtttttatgctttcctttttcttgaccTTTCTCTCTCATGGGGTCTATTGCAAAGGCCTCCTGATCTTCTTGCCTGTAGTCTGTATATTCCAGGTCAGTCTGCATTCTAAAATACCAGTCAGATTTCATAATATGCCTGCTTAGAGAAAATTAGTGCTGAAAGGAATTTTAGACTCTCTCCTTTGTTCCTGGGACACTTGTGAGGAAAACTGGGCAAGGGGCTTGAAGAATCCTTGAAGTTTGATAATAGGTTGAAGGCCAGTGCTAGTGTAATTCTTCATTCTCTAAACATGTATCACACTCTAGGCCCAAGGTATTCAGCACAAAacccccttcctccctgccttcacCTATATCATACAGCTGTGGCCCGCCCTCCTCCAGGCCTTGGCTTTTCCAGAGAGACTGAAGATATAGGTCCTAAGAACTACTCCTAAGAACCAACTACTGCACATACAACCACCATGCTGTTTGTATGTCAGGGTCCAATCAAGAGAGACAAATGACACAGTATCAACAGGGAGAGTTTACTGTAAAGAATTATCAACTCTAGTTGATAACGGGGGATTGGAGTAATGAGGAATTGGCTAATAAGCAGAAAGAACTCTAAAGCACATAGGAAGAGCAGATGTTAGGAGCAGCTGTTACTCCTAGAGTTAGAGTACATAGGGAAGAGCCCTAGCCACCAGGTCTGAGATCCAGACattgttgaatatatatatatatataatcaagattttttatatatatatataatcaagattttatatatatatataatcaagattatatatatatataatcaagattttttatatatatatataaaatcttggGGTGATGAGTTGGGTGCTTTTGGGATTTCAGTGACTACAAGCCTTTCTGTTCTAGACTTTAGGTCTCTTCTCATCTCCTGGAAGCGCTGGCTCTTCCCTACCTCTCAGACCCTCTCTTCTGACTCTGTTCTGCCCATGCTTAGGTTGAACTGCTTGCTTGCTGGCTACCTCAAGGTGGGTTCTGGGGTAGGCCCATGTGGAAGCTCTGCGGGAACATGCTATACTCTCAGGCAGTACACATAGTGCCCTCTGCCTGGAGGCCACCCGCAACCTGCACCCTGGGTAGAGCCTGGGTGGGACTTAGAAGAAGGCCTTTCTTGTGGGAGAGAGGGTTCACAGAATGGTGTCTGGTAATGCCTTTAACTGGGGAGGAAGACCTGAGAGTCAGACTTCTTTGGGCCTCTGTGAGCTCCAAAGGATAGGGATGAGGATATTCCTGGTTCATCCTGCTTTCTGGGAGGCCAAACCTCTGTTTGGGGAGCCTTACCATGCTTCACTGGAAGAACCGGAGGGGCAGCAGTAGAGGCGGGAGCTGGGAGGGGTTAGGGCAGGCAGTCAGGTCTGTGGTTCTAGCTATCTTAACTGGTGCTCCTGGAGAGCTGCCATCCCCCCACATCCCCCATGGGTGAATATCTGGCCAGACCCTAGGACTCCTGCTTATCACAAAAGGGTCAGAGGCTGAAGGTGAGGTCCTGCCTTGGCAGTGCTGAGGAAAACATTAGGggcctttcttcttttatctttccCGTCTACCTTTCCCccatctcctttctcttctctgttgTCTGAACTGGCTTTCCTCTTGAAATTAAACTCCTTGAGAGTATATGCTTTGAATTAAAATCCAAaggggaggctgggtgcggtggctcatgcctgtaatcccagcactttgggaggctgaggcgggcagatcacctgaggtcaggagttcaagacaagcctgaccaacatgaagaaaccctgtcactactaaaaatacaaaattagccaggtgtggtggtgcatgcctgtaatcccagctgctggggaggcagaggttgtggtgagccaagattgtgccattgtactccagcctggggaacgagtgaaactctgttcaaaaaaaaaaaaaaaaaaaaaaaaaaattccagaggaAAGCTTTAGGACTTTCTGAGGGAACCCCTTCTCCCATCTCCTCATGGCTATGTTTAAATCTTGAGCTGATAATCACTTACACTAAAGGGTAAGAAACTAAATCGCccggcatagtggctcatgcctgtaatcctcacaaggtcaggagatcgagaccatccaggccaacatggtgaaacctcgtctctgctaaaaatacaaaaattagctgggcgtggtggtgcatgcctgtaatcccagctactcgggaggctgaggccgaattgcttgaaccagggagtgcgagtttgcagtgagcggagattgcaccactgcattccagcccggcgacagagcgagactccaaaaaaaaaacaaaaaacaaaaaacaaaaaaccccaaaaaccaagCCTAAATGGAGCATTTAGTGAATCCTTTAAAGAGACCTCATGGGGATCTTAGCTGTCCCAGGTTGCCCACACAGTTTGAGGCCTATGACTGGGGGCTGCTGCCACCATTAAGGGTCTGTCCAGGGCCTCAGTCTCCACCCTCAGGAGTCATCCTGCCCTGCTTCACAAtgctcccctctccttccttccttgccccTGGAACAGGTGGTCAGCCAGAGTCCCCAGCACACCTGACTGGGTCACTAGCCAGGGTGTGATGTAGGTGGGAGAGCCCACCCAGGCATAAGTGGGAGCCTCTACCCTAATCCCTGCTGGGTCCATGGAGCTAGCCATAGTAGCAGAACCTTTTTTTTggtgacggagtttcgctctcgttgcccaggctggagtgcaatggcgcaatctcagctcactgcaacctccgcctcctgagtagctgggattacaggcatgtgccaccatgcccagctcatttcatatttttagtagagatgggagtttctgtgttggtcaggctggtctcgaactcttgacctcaggtcatgtgcccgcctcagcctcccaaagtgctaggattacagggatgagccaccgcgcccagcctcaggtGTTCTTTCAGCAGTGTACCTTTACACTTGGTTCCCTCTGCTTGGTGTATTCTTTTCTCTATACTTTCCCGTCTTACAAGATCCAGCTCATCGACCTCTTCCCTGTGCTCCCATCCTTACAAAGGATGCCTTCGTTGGTATGGCAAGCCGTCAGCACATGGCAGCTGAATGAAAGGCTGACCCAGAGGTGGTCAGGTTTACTCACCTTGTCCCACACAACCAGTGACTGAGGATGACAGGGACACAGGCCTCAAAAGACCCTGGGAACTGTAGCAAGCAGTAGGTGGGGCTGGAGGACCCTTGGCTGATAGGAGAGTTTCCTGTGCCCCACTGAGGGGCAATTTGGGGATAAACTCTTTCATGAGGTAGGAAGGACATAGAGGAGGTAGAGATGGAAGCCTAGGCTATGGCAGTCACCTCCTTCATACAGAACTCTTAAGCATCAGTCTCCtctggggtgggagggagccTGGCGTTTTGCACTTGTTGGGGTTGTTGGGGAAGGGGAAGTCGTCGTGCTTTAGCACTGGAAAAGGCAGAAGGAGCTGACCTGGGGGTTCAGTTCTGCAGTCACTGTCCAACCTGTAGCCTTCTGCTAGACCCCCACTGCCCATCTCCCTTAGCACCTTCAGACACCCCACATCAGTCAGGATTCAAGTTTGGGTTGTCCTGACCAAAATTTCCTTCCCAGTCCCCAGTAAGTACAACGTCCTAGCAGTTTAGAGTGAAAGGCAGCCCAACGACAACTGGCTTGGCTGGGCGCTACCAGGTTCTTTTCTCTTCCGCAACACAGGGAAAAAGGGAAGTATGTGCCAGGGCCCAAGGGCCCAGAATGTTGCCCAAGACAATCCTCCTCGAGTTTTTGTGGGCATGGTATTATTTCTGCAGAGCTCCGAGGAAGTCAAATTCTTCACCTTCTGCTCAAAGCCACAGGCTCTCCAGAATTTTAACGCAAGTAGGAAGAGACTCTCAACCACACAAGGGGTATATCAAGACATCATtaaagtggctgggtgcagtggctcacgcttgtaatccctgcactttgggaggctgaagcgggcggatcaccaggtcaagagatcaagaccatcctggccaacatggtgaaactccgtctctattaaaaatacaaaaattaactgggtgtggtggcacgtctGTAGtcacagccacttgggaggctgaggcaggagaatcgcttgaaccagggagttggaggttgcggtgagccaagatcgcgccactgcactccagcctggtgacaagagcgagactctgtcacaaaaaaagaaaaagaaaaagtaaaaaaagacatCATTAAAGTAGCCATGGCATTCTGAGGCACCCCAAATAAAGAGAGTCCTGGGTGGATCTGAGCAAACGATTTGTTATAATGAACCAGAAATACAAGATTCCACTGCAACTGGAACAGTTGATAGAATATGGTTGAACTTAATTGAACCTTCAAGGGAAATAAAGGTGAAACAAAGCTAATGAGTGGGAAAGTCCAAAATTAGTTTGGGATAAACATGAGGATGTAATTGCATTTTAGCATGGGTATCTTCTGACCTCTTCCAGCAGTTCGTCTGCCATCATTCTTCCTTCTGACACACCTACCAAATCAAATGGCTTCTTCCTCTATATTGCAGTATAAACCAACCCTATAGTATCCCTCTGGCCATGATACACACCCTGGAGAAAAGTTTGTAAATCTCATACAAGGGTAGAAAGTGCGATTCAACCCAGCACGCTGGTTATGGTATATGTGGTGTCAATGTACATGACAGCAACTTCAATCAAATCAGAGCTGCTACCACAGGTAAGCAACCTCTTATGCTGCCCTGTAGTGATGTCAATGTTCTCAGTTTACTAAATTATCAATGTGGAAGAATGCATTTTTGAGCTCCagactttctaaatattttaaataggctATCAAAGAGGATGTAACAGAACCCTATCTCAGAAACCTAAGCATCAGGGAGGAACACTGACCGGTTTTTCTGGCATCTTTCTGTGGTGGCAACAGagatgaacaaaataaatgttagcaTGTCATAGCATATGACAAGTGAGGGGAGACAGAGGTAGGAAGAGGATGTTCTAGCCACAAGGCTAATGCATTTGTGTTCAAAGAGAAGTCTGGGCAAAGGAGGGGAACCCCCCcaccgccaaaaaaaaaaacaaaaacaaaaaaccaaatcaaaGGACAAAAGGGTTTCATACAACACAGTATCAAAAAGTAACACACTAAATGCACAAGCTGGTGGCAAGTAAGTCCACAACCTATTGTGATAGGTCCATCCAGCATCAATCAGATTTCTTCTCATCTGTTATCTCAAGGTTATTTACAGATGTGTTGACTAACAAGAGTCTCTCATGGGAGGGTGGGCAGGCTTCAATCATTGGTTTCGGGATCTGTCTGCGCCATGTAGGCATCCAACTCAGCATCCAGGTGTCCTTTTGTTTTCGACATGTATGCATCCAATTGGTTGTCCAGTTGCTCCTTGGTCAATACAGGGCGAGTTAGGGCGCCTCTCCCTCGTCCACGGCCtcggcctcggcctccaaagCCCCCTCTTCCCCGACCTATCATACCCCGACCTAGCccaaagggggggaaaaaaaaaaaaaagacagttacaAGTAAGTTTAATAGGTGCTGTAGTAAATGCCCCTTAGAGCAGTGGGACCTAGCTGAGAAAAGCTGAAGGGCAGGGCAAAGAGGAGAAATCTGGAAAAACAGGAAACACACTGGGTAGAAAGCAACACATGGAAAGCACACATAATGAATCCTCTATCACATGATCATCTCTAAAtgctattttaaccatttttattctATCAATAAAGGAAATTAACTgataactataattttaaaaaaccttaatCGATCCTAAGATAAAATTACCTAATATTTGAGATTCACTAAGTTCGTAATTAAAATACGTGATAGATAACCCCATTTAGTAAGATAGAGAGGTGGTAACAAGGGCACAGAGAATGAGGGGTGTGAAGATAAGACAGTTTTCAAATTAAGTTTACTGGAGATCCTTCTGGAAAGTCATCTCATCTTTCCTTAAGCTTATCAAGTCTAATGAGCTAACTGACCTCATatgtcaggagactgaggagttTTTCTGACATAGGAACAATGTAGGGgagatttgaaaaaatattttgagttgtCCTAGCTATTTCTACCTCTAATTCTAGTTACCTTATGACAACTGACAATTGTGGTTATCTGAGTAGTCTGAATTCAGTTAACAAAACAAACTCAgctttttgaaaagttattttagtCTCTGCCACCCTCGTGATGTCTCTCTATCAGAATCCAAGTCAAGATAATTTGGAAACATGTTATTTCATCCTGAAACCCAAACTAGCTCGCACTTCACTCAGTAAGCCAAGTATCATATAAtgggagagaagaaaacaagCCCCTGGTTATCAAATTTTCTAAGTTATTCCTTGGCAACTTCAAGGTCAGAAGTTATGGAAGACCCAAGACACCTTTTAAGAGAACCAAAGCAAATATACACAGGGGCTACAATAGTGTTTTTTTCCTGAACAGGTGTTGTTGGAAGTTTTCCA
This DNA window, taken from Macaca mulatta isolate MMU2019108-1 chromosome 1, T2T-MMU8v2.0, whole genome shotgun sequence, encodes the following:
- the SNAPIN gene encoding SNARE-associated protein Snapin, coding for MAGPGSAAVSGAGTPVAGPTGRDLFAEGLLEFLRPAVQQLDSHVHAVRESQVELREQIDNLATELCRINEDQKVALDLDPYVKKLLNARRRVVLVNNILQNAQERLRRLNHSVAKETARRRAMLDSGIYPPGSPSK